A portion of the Streptomyces erythrochromogenes genome contains these proteins:
- the murD gene encoding UDP-N-acetylmuramoyl-L-alanine--D-glutamate ligase encodes MGSRQVSASDLAGLLGPDALGRFGLPGRITVAGLGISGISAARALAGLGARVTVVDNGDGDAHRARAAELAELGIEVRLGHLPDGARAGETLPEGTELVVTSPGWQPQSPLFLAAAEAGVDVVGDVEVAWRLRAAGVELRAARSAAAEGTGEGAGADPAGPAEWLAVTGTNGKTTTVQMLASILKAAGLRTAAVGNIGTPIIDVVLGEQQYDVLAVELSSYQLHWAPSLRVHSAAVLNLAPDHLDWHGSMQAYAADKGRIYEGNTVACVYNVADKATEDLVVEADVEEGCRAIGFTLGAPGPSMLGVVDGILVDRAFVENRQKNAQELAEVKDVNPPAPHNIANALAAAALARAYGVEPRAVRDGLRDFRPDAHRVARVDEVASVVYVDDSKATNTHAAEASLASFDKVVWIAGGLAKGATFDELVQKSAARMRGAVLIGADRALIAEALARHAPEVPVVDLDRTDTGAMLAAVREAAALAEPGDTVLLAPACASMDMFANYNKRGDAFADAVRELAAENAADTA; translated from the coding sequence ATGGGCAGCCGACAAGTGAGCGCCTCCGACCTGGCCGGCCTGCTCGGCCCCGACGCCCTGGGCCGGTTCGGCCTGCCGGGCCGGATCACCGTGGCCGGCCTCGGCATCAGCGGCATCAGCGCCGCCCGGGCGCTTGCCGGGCTGGGCGCCCGCGTGACCGTCGTCGACAACGGCGACGGCGACGCGCACCGGGCCAGGGCGGCCGAGCTCGCGGAACTGGGCATCGAGGTCCGCCTCGGTCACCTGCCCGACGGCGCCCGGGCCGGCGAGACCCTGCCCGAGGGCACCGAACTGGTCGTCACCTCGCCCGGCTGGCAGCCGCAGAGCCCGCTCTTCCTGGCCGCCGCCGAGGCGGGCGTCGACGTCGTCGGCGACGTCGAGGTCGCCTGGCGGCTGCGCGCGGCCGGCGTGGAGCTCCGCGCCGCCCGCAGCGCCGCGGCCGAGGGCACCGGCGAAGGGGCCGGCGCGGACCCGGCCGGGCCCGCCGAATGGCTCGCCGTCACCGGCACCAACGGCAAGACCACCACCGTCCAGATGCTCGCGTCGATCCTGAAGGCCGCAGGGCTGCGCACCGCCGCCGTCGGCAACATCGGGACCCCGATCATCGACGTGGTGCTCGGCGAGCAGCAGTACGACGTCCTCGCCGTCGAACTCTCCAGCTACCAGCTGCACTGGGCGCCCTCCCTGCGCGTCCACTCGGCAGCCGTCCTCAACCTGGCCCCCGACCACCTCGACTGGCACGGCTCGATGCAGGCGTACGCCGCCGACAAGGGCCGCATCTACGAGGGCAACACGGTGGCCTGCGTCTACAACGTGGCCGACAAGGCCACCGAGGACCTGGTCGTCGAGGCCGACGTCGAAGAGGGCTGCCGCGCGATCGGCTTCACCCTCGGCGCCCCCGGCCCCTCCATGCTCGGAGTCGTCGACGGCATCCTCGTCGACCGGGCCTTCGTGGAGAACCGGCAGAAGAACGCCCAGGAGCTCGCCGAGGTCAAGGACGTCAACCCGCCGGCCCCGCACAACATCGCCAACGCGCTCGCCGCCGCGGCCCTGGCCCGCGCCTACGGCGTGGAGCCGCGCGCCGTCCGCGACGGGCTGCGCGACTTCCGTCCGGACGCCCACCGGGTCGCCCGGGTGGACGAGGTCGCCTCGGTCGTCTACGTCGACGACTCCAAGGCCACCAACACCCACGCGGCGGAGGCCTCCCTCGCCTCCTTCGACAAGGTCGTCTGGATCGCCGGCGGCCTCGCCAAGGGCGCGACCTTCGACGAGCTCGTGCAGAAGTCGGCCGCGCGGATGCGCGGCGCCGTCCTGATCGGCGCCGACCGGGCGTTGATCGCCGAGGCGCTGGCGCGACACGCCCCCGAGGTCCCGGTCGTCGACCTCGACCGGACCGACACTGGGGCGATGCTCGCAGCGGTCCGGGAGGCGGCCGCGCTCGCCGAGCCCGGCGACACGGTCCTGCTGGCACCGGC
- a CDS encoding UDP-N-acetylmuramoyl-L-alanyl-D-glutamate--2,6-diaminopimelate ligase: MTTITPKPGNRPAAAAEAGPSLRGPAAAPGTLTAVPHADQPRTTQQDAPAAPPGAPRPASAAPSPLGELATLLGVPSPGAAQITGITHDSRAVRPGDLYAALPGARTHGAEFAAQAAGLGAAAVLTDPSGAERAAATGLPVLAVADPRGRMGELAAAIYGHPGEGLLQIGITGTSGKTTTAYLVEGGLRAAGRSTGLVGTVEMRIGDERIKSERTTPEATDLQALFAVMRERGVEAVAMEVSSHALVLGRVDGCVFDVAVFNNLSPEHMEFHSDMEDYFQAKAELFTPRRARLGVVNLDDEYGRRLAKEATVPVVTFSAAGDRAADWRAEDVVTGHMDSTLTLVGPEGQRVRAKAPLPGPFNVANTVAAIVTLAAAGLDPQTAADGVAAVPGVPGRLERVDAGQPYLAVVDYAHKTDAVESVLRALREVTTGKLHIVLGCGGDRDTTKRAPMGAAAARFADVAVLTSDNPRSEDPLAILAAMFGGAVSVPPAERGTVLVDADRAAAIAAAVARAEPGDTVLVAGKGHEQGQDTAGVVRPFDDRTVLRAAIERQLVLDRTNQVRQAEVNQ, from the coding sequence GTGACAACGATCACCCCGAAACCCGGGAACCGACCGGCCGCCGCAGCCGAGGCCGGGCCCTCACTTCGCGGCCCGGCCGCCGCGCCCGGTACGCTCACCGCCGTGCCCCACGCTGATCAGCCCAGAACCACCCAGCAAGACGCCCCGGCAGCGCCGCCGGGAGCACCCAGGCCCGCGTCCGCCGCTCCGAGCCCGCTGGGCGAGCTGGCCACGCTGCTGGGCGTCCCGTCACCAGGCGCTGCGCAGATCACCGGGATCACGCACGACTCCCGTGCGGTCCGCCCGGGAGACCTGTACGCGGCCCTGCCCGGAGCCCGGACCCACGGTGCCGAATTCGCCGCCCAGGCCGCCGGCCTCGGCGCCGCCGCCGTGCTGACCGACCCCTCGGGCGCCGAACGCGCAGCGGCCACCGGCCTGCCGGTCCTGGCCGTCGCCGACCCGCGCGGCCGGATGGGCGAACTCGCCGCCGCGATCTACGGCCACCCCGGCGAAGGCCTGCTCCAGATCGGCATCACCGGAACGTCCGGCAAGACCACCACGGCGTACCTCGTCGAGGGCGGCCTGCGCGCGGCCGGCCGCAGTACCGGTCTGGTCGGCACCGTCGAGATGCGCATCGGCGACGAGCGCATCAAGTCCGAGCGGACCACCCCCGAGGCCACCGACCTGCAGGCCCTCTTCGCGGTCATGCGCGAACGCGGCGTCGAGGCCGTGGCCATGGAGGTCTCCAGCCACGCCCTGGTGCTCGGCCGCGTCGACGGCTGCGTCTTCGACGTCGCCGTCTTCAACAACCTGAGCCCCGAGCACATGGAGTTCCACTCCGACATGGAGGACTACTTCCAGGCGAAGGCGGAGCTCTTCACGCCCCGCCGCGCCCGCCTGGGCGTGGTCAACCTCGACGACGAGTACGGGCGCCGCCTCGCCAAGGAGGCCACCGTCCCGGTCGTCACCTTCTCCGCCGCGGGCGACCGGGCCGCCGACTGGCGCGCCGAGGACGTCGTCACCGGCCACATGGACTCCACGCTCACGCTGGTCGGCCCCGAGGGGCAGCGCGTGCGCGCCAAGGCCCCGCTGCCCGGCCCGTTCAACGTCGCCAACACCGTCGCCGCGATCGTCACGCTCGCCGCCGCCGGCCTCGACCCGCAGACCGCCGCCGACGGCGTCGCCGCGGTCCCCGGGGTCCCCGGCCGGCTGGAGCGGGTGGACGCGGGACAGCCGTACCTCGCCGTCGTCGACTACGCGCACAAGACGGACGCCGTGGAGTCGGTCCTGCGCGCCCTGCGCGAGGTCACCACCGGCAAGCTGCACATCGTCCTCGGCTGCGGCGGCGACCGCGACACCACCAAGCGCGCCCCGATGGGCGCCGCGGCCGCCCGGTTCGCCGACGTGGCCGTCCTGACCTCCGACAACCCGCGCTCCGAGGACCCGCTCGCGATCCTCGCCGCGATGTTCGGCGGCGCCGTGTCCGTACCGCCCGCCGAGCGCGGCACCGTCCTCGTCGACGCCGACCGGGCGGCGGCCATCGCCGCCGCCGTCGCGCGCGCCGAGCCCGGCGACACCGTGCTCGTGGCCGGCAAGGGCCACGAGCAGGGCCAGGACACCGCAGGGGTCGTCCGGCCCTTCGACGACCGCACGGTGCTCCGCGCCGCGATCGAACGCCAACTCGTGCTCGATCGAACCAACCAGGTCCGACAGGCCGAGGTGAACCAGTGA
- a CDS encoding UDP-N-acetylmuramoyl-tripeptide--D-alanyl-D-alanine ligase — protein MIALSLAEIADITGGRPHDIPDPSVQVTGPVVYDSREVGPGSLFAAFVGERVDGHDYAERALAAGAAGVLATRPVGVPAIVVPDVVAALGALARAVVARLGTDVVALTGSAGKTSTKDLIAQVLQHHAPTVWTPGNLNNEIGLPITTLRVTEDTRHLVLEMGARGIGHIRYLTGLTPPRIGLVLNVGTAHIGEFGGREQIAQAKGELVEALPAEAEGGVAVLNADDLLVRAMAARTKARTVLFGEADDAEIRATEVRMTDKGQPSFTLHTPTGCSDVTLRLYGEHHVSNALAAAAVAHVLGMSVEEIATALSGAGTLSRWRMEVTERADGVTIVNDAYNANPESMRAALRALAAMGGGGRANGGRTWAVLGPMAELGDDALAEHDAVGRLVVRLNVSKLVAVGGREASWLQLGAYNEGSWGEESVLVSDAQAAVDLLRSELRPGDVVLVKASRSAGLERVAQALLEGTVEGEVTGR, from the coding sequence GTGATCGCCCTTTCCCTCGCCGAGATCGCCGACATCACCGGCGGGCGGCCCCACGACATACCGGATCCGTCCGTACAGGTCACCGGTCCCGTGGTCTACGACTCCCGCGAGGTCGGGCCGGGCAGCCTGTTCGCCGCCTTCGTCGGCGAGCGGGTCGACGGCCACGACTACGCCGAACGCGCACTCGCCGCCGGCGCCGCGGGCGTCCTCGCGACCCGGCCCGTCGGCGTCCCGGCCATCGTCGTCCCCGACGTGGTGGCCGCCCTCGGGGCGCTCGCCCGGGCCGTCGTCGCCCGCCTGGGCACCGACGTCGTGGCCCTCACCGGGTCCGCCGGCAAGACCTCCACCAAGGACCTCATCGCGCAGGTGCTCCAGCACCACGCGCCCACCGTGTGGACCCCCGGAAACCTCAACAACGAGATCGGCCTGCCGATCACGACGCTGCGCGTCACCGAGGACACCCGGCACCTCGTCCTGGAGATGGGCGCCCGCGGCATCGGACACATCCGCTACCTCACCGGACTGACGCCCCCTCGGATCGGTCTGGTGCTCAACGTCGGCACCGCGCACATCGGCGAGTTCGGCGGCCGCGAGCAGATCGCGCAGGCCAAGGGCGAGCTCGTCGAGGCGCTGCCGGCCGAGGCGGAGGGCGGCGTCGCCGTCCTGAACGCCGATGACCTGCTCGTTCGTGCCATGGCCGCGCGCACGAAGGCCCGTACGGTGCTGTTCGGCGAGGCCGACGACGCCGAAATCCGGGCCACGGAAGTCCGCATGACGGACAAGGGGCAGCCTTCCTTCACACTGCACACACCGACCGGGTGCAGCGACGTGACCTTGCGGCTGTACGGTGAGCACCACGTGTCGAACGCGCTCGCCGCGGCCGCCGTCGCCCACGTCCTGGGCATGTCCGTCGAGGAGATCGCCACCGCGCTCTCCGGGGCGGGCACGCTGTCGCGGTGGCGGATGGAGGTCACCGAGCGGGCGGACGGTGTGACGATCGTCAACGACGCCTACAACGCGAACCCGGAGTCCATGCGGGCCGCACTGCGCGCGCTCGCCGCGATGGGCGGTGGCGGCAGGGCGAACGGGGGGCGCACGTGGGCGGTGCTCGGCCCGATGGCCGAGCTCGGAGACGACGCTCTCGCCGAGCACGACGCGGTCGGACGACTTGTCGTCCGGCTCAACGTGAGCAAGCTCGTCGCGGTCGGGGGCAGGGAAGCCTCCTGGCTGCAACTGGGCGCATATAACGAGGGTTCGTGGGGTGAGGAGTCGGTGCTCGTGTCCGACGCGCAGGCGGCGGTCGACCTGTTGCGCAGTGAACTGCGCCCGGGTGACGTCGTGCTGGTGAAGGCTTCCAGGTCGGCCGGTCTGGAGCGGGTGGCGCAGGCCCTGCTCGAGGGCACTGTCGAGGGCGAGGTCACCGGCCGATGA
- a CDS encoding peptidoglycan D,D-transpeptidase FtsI family protein — protein MSPQEPPRRRVPGPARPSRPGDRTRAAARPASRPATRRPAGPRKPHTIRLGSPRPRLRLVGVGLTLVMLAFVVRLLQVQAVDASSFSAAASKNRYTNVKLAAERGEITDRRGVALATSVDAYDITADPKMFTPQDSKAPDAPEQAAALLAPILGKDAKELAEKLRTKNSRYVVLAQRQTPQVWNQIKDLKRVFSEKASADKKNNAPGANVLAGVFKEDSSKRVYPGGDLAAGILGYVNAEGKGGGGLESALDKKLAGKDGEITYAQSGGRKVPTAGSSEKPAVPGDDIELTIDRDIQWAAQSAIAEQVQKSEADRGYVIVQDTRTGEVLAMANAPGFDPNDLTRASSAAMGNAALQDVYEPGSTAKVMSMAAVLEEKKATPDTRVEVPNRLHRGDRLFKDDIDHPTWYLTLNGVLAKSSNIGTILATGQLGPTQPEANRVLHSYLTKFGIGRPTGLNYPGESRGILADPQDWSTSQQYTIPFGQGLSLNAMQAASVYSTIANGGVRIEPTLVRGTKGPDGRFNPAPAPEQNRVISQETAKTLAEMLESVVDDQEGTGTKAKIPGYRVGGKTGTSNRVDPATGRYKGYTASFAGFAPADNPRITVYCAIQNPTKGSYFGGQICGPIYKKVMEFALKTLQVAPTGTAPAGLPVTYEPGPQAAQQPAPQPTPQPGQ, from the coding sequence GTGAGCCCGCAGGAGCCGCCGCGGCGGCGGGTGCCCGGGCCGGCCAGGCCGTCGCGGCCCGGCGACCGGACCCGGGCCGCCGCCCGCCCGGCCTCGCGCCCGGCGACCCGCCGCCCCGCCGGCCCCCGCAAGCCGCACACCATCCGGCTCGGCAGCCCCCGGCCCCGGCTGCGCCTGGTCGGCGTCGGCCTGACCCTGGTCATGCTCGCCTTCGTCGTACGGCTGCTCCAGGTACAGGCCGTCGACGCCTCGTCCTTCTCCGCCGCGGCCTCCAAGAACCGCTACACCAACGTCAAACTGGCCGCCGAACGCGGCGAGATCACCGACCGCAGGGGCGTGGCCCTGGCCACCAGCGTCGACGCGTACGACATCACCGCCGACCCGAAGATGTTCACCCCGCAGGACAGCAAGGCCCCGGACGCCCCCGAGCAGGCCGCGGCCCTCCTCGCACCCATCCTCGGCAAGGACGCCAAGGAGCTCGCGGAGAAGCTCAGGACCAAGAACAGCCGGTACGTGGTCCTCGCCCAGCGCCAGACCCCGCAGGTCTGGAACCAGATCAAGGACCTCAAGCGGGTCTTCTCGGAGAAGGCGAGCGCCGACAAGAAGAACAACGCCCCCGGCGCCAACGTCCTGGCCGGCGTGTTCAAGGAGGACAGCAGCAAGCGCGTGTACCCCGGCGGGGACCTCGCCGCCGGGATACTGGGTTACGTCAACGCCGAGGGCAAGGGCGGCGGCGGGCTGGAGTCCGCCCTCGACAAGAAGCTGGCCGGCAAGGACGGGGAGATCACCTACGCCCAGTCCGGCGGCCGCAAGGTGCCCACCGCCGGCTCCAGCGAGAAGCCAGCCGTCCCCGGCGACGACATCGAGCTGACCATCGACCGGGACATCCAGTGGGCGGCGCAGAGCGCCATCGCCGAGCAGGTGCAGAAGTCCGAGGCCGACCGCGGCTACGTCATCGTCCAGGACACCCGCACCGGCGAGGTGCTGGCCATGGCCAACGCCCCCGGCTTCGACCCCAACGACCTGACCCGGGCCAGCTCCGCCGCCATGGGCAACGCCGCGCTCCAGGACGTGTACGAGCCCGGCTCCACCGCCAAGGTGATGTCGATGGCGGCCGTCCTGGAGGAGAAGAAGGCGACCCCCGACACCCGCGTCGAGGTCCCCAACCGCCTGCACCGCGGCGACCGGCTGTTCAAGGACGACATCGACCACCCGACCTGGTACCTGACCCTCAACGGGGTCCTCGCCAAGTCCTCCAACATCGGCACCATCCTGGCCACCGGCCAGCTCGGCCCCACCCAGCCCGAGGCCAACAGGGTCCTGCACTCCTACCTGACCAAGTTCGGCATCGGCCGGCCCACCGGCCTGAACTACCCGGGCGAGTCCCGCGGCATCCTCGCCGATCCCCAGGACTGGTCCACCTCCCAGCAGTACACGATTCCCTTCGGCCAGGGACTCTCCCTCAACGCCATGCAGGCGGCCTCGGTGTACTCGACCATCGCCAACGGCGGGGTCCGCATCGAGCCGACGCTGGTCCGCGGCACCAAGGGGCCCGACGGCCGTTTCAACCCGGCCCCGGCACCCGAGCAGAACCGCGTGATCAGCCAGGAGACCGCCAAGACCCTGGCCGAGATGCTCGAATCCGTCGTCGACGACCAGGAGGGCACCGGAACCAAGGCGAAGATCCCCGGCTACCGGGTCGGCGGCAAGACCGGCACCTCCAACCGGGTGGATCCGGCCACCGGCCGCTACAAGGGCTACACCGCCTCCTTCGCCGGCTTCGCCCCGGCGGACAACCCGCGCATCACCGTCTACTGCGCCATCCAGAACCCCACGAAGGGCAGCTACTTCGGCGGCCAGATCTGCGGCCCCATCTACAAGAAGGTCATGGAGTTCGCCCTCAAGACCCTCCAGGTCGCCCCCACCGGCACCGCCCCCGCCGGGCTCCCCGTCACCTACGAGCCCGGCCCGCAGGCCGCCCAGCAGCCCGCCCCGCAGCCCACTCCGCAGCCCGGCCAGTGA
- the mraY gene encoding phospho-N-acetylmuramoyl-pentapeptide-transferase — protein MRQILFAGVIGMFLTVIGTPLLIKLLARKGYGQFIRDDGPRGHAGKKGTPTMGGISFILATLVAYALTKVITGEEPSFSGLLVLFLMAGMGLVGYLDDYIKIVKRRSLGLRAKAKMAGQLIVGIAFAVLALQFKDSRDLTPASTKLSFVTDFGWSIGPVLFVVWALFMILALSNGVNLTDGLDGLATGAAVMVFGAYTFIGVWQFQESCAMAADLTNPNACFEVRDPLDLAVVASALMGACFGFLWWNTSPAKIFMGDTGSLALGGALAGLAICSRTELLVALLGGLFVLITMSVVIQVGSFKLTGKRVFRMAPLQHHFELKGWSEVLVVVRFWIIQGMCVIVGLGLFYAGWAADK, from the coding sequence ATGAGGCAGATCCTGTTCGCCGGTGTCATCGGCATGTTCCTGACCGTCATCGGCACGCCGCTGCTGATCAAGCTGCTGGCCCGCAAGGGCTACGGCCAGTTCATCCGCGACGACGGCCCGCGCGGCCACGCCGGGAAGAAGGGCACGCCCACCATGGGCGGTATCTCCTTCATCCTGGCCACGCTCGTCGCGTACGCGCTGACGAAGGTCATCACCGGTGAGGAGCCGAGCTTCTCGGGCCTGCTCGTCCTGTTCCTGATGGCCGGCATGGGCCTCGTCGGGTACCTCGACGACTACATCAAGATCGTCAAGCGGCGTTCGCTGGGTCTTCGGGCCAAGGCCAAGATGGCCGGCCAGCTGATCGTCGGCATCGCCTTCGCAGTGCTCGCACTCCAGTTCAAGGACTCGCGCGACCTCACCCCGGCCTCCACCAAGCTGTCGTTCGTCACGGACTTCGGCTGGTCGATCGGCCCGGTGCTCTTCGTGGTCTGGGCGCTGTTCATGATCCTGGCCCTGTCCAACGGCGTGAACCTCACCGACGGTCTGGACGGTCTGGCCACCGGCGCCGCCGTGATGGTCTTCGGCGCCTACACCTTCATCGGCGTCTGGCAGTTCCAGGAGTCGTGCGCGATGGCCGCCGACCTCACCAACCCGAACGCCTGCTTCGAGGTCCGCGACCCACTCGACCTCGCGGTCGTCGCCTCCGCCCTCATGGGCGCCTGCTTCGGCTTCCTGTGGTGGAACACCTCGCCCGCCAAGATCTTCATGGGCGACACCGGTTCGCTCGCCCTCGGCGGCGCGCTCGCGGGCCTCGCCATCTGCTCCCGCACGGAGCTCCTGGTGGCGCTCCTCGGCGGCCTCTTCGTGCTCATCACGATGTCGGTCGTCATCCAGGTCGGCTCCTTCAAGCTGACCGGCAAGCGCGTCTTCCGGATGGCGCCGCTCCAGCACCACTTCGAACTCAAGGGCTGGTCCGAGGTCCTCGTCGTGGTCCGCTTCTGGATCATCCAGGGCATGTGCGTGATCGTGGGTCTCGGTCTCTTCTACGCGGGATGGGCAGCCGACAAGTGA